In Nicotiana tabacum cultivar K326 chromosome 21, ASM71507v2, whole genome shotgun sequence, one DNA window encodes the following:
- the LOC142175134 gene encoding uncharacterized protein LOC142175134, translated as MGFIERLIGIVFGLVSNNWYSILINGQAHGFFKSSRGVKQGDPVSPTLFIFAAEALSRGLNALHTNLYFCGFGMPKWSPKINHLAYADDMIIFSSSDKISLMLIMQVLNAYEAASGQLVNKTKSAVYLYHLTNMEVVSKVERITDIHRNDFPIIYLGCPIFYARRKLEYYQPLITKVMDKLQSWQGKLLSVGDRAVLISHVLQSMPMHLLSAVNPPNYVINRLHKLFAQFFWSSSVGGTSRHWASWNTLCMPIEEGVIGFRLLHDVAKALFSKLWWNFRTKPSLWSSFVCQKYCLGALYFLVPQDFAIDETVHNVHDVTLDGEGDVDRLFEMLPENLAIHILEKIKPLSPQQVLDMPCWMLETRGYFSVKSAWEYTRRRDEPRTAYRMIWVKGQPFKIAFFMWKVWKAKLPLDDFLKRVGYCMPSKCWCCLQPDEESLQHLFFRSETARTTWKYFLSRAGIAVEGLTLHQAITKCWTANVCLRLKPIMQALPSCVVWELWKRRDSMKYGDAVTTSRVIYQVSSNLQALVKVRKPGMDMVPHKWQDLLAMMENFTPKLKVTKVMWEFPSAGWLKVNTDVHRGEIQAGAQ; from the exons ATGGGATTCATAGAAAGGTTGATAGGGATTGTCTTTGGATTAGTTTCAAACAATTGGTATTCTATTCTAATCAATGGTCAAGCTCATGGGTTCTTTAAGTCCTCAAGGGGAGTAAAACAAGGTGATCCTGTATCTCCAACTTTGTTTATATTTGcagcagaagcattatctaggGGTCTCAATGCACTACATACTAACCTGTATTTTTGTGGATTTGGGATGCCAAAGTGGAGTCCAAAGATCAATCATTTGGCGTATGCAGATGACAtgattattttctcatcctcagATAAAATAtctctgatgctgattatgcaagtGCTGAATGCATATGAAGCTGCATCTGGGCAGCTTGTTAACAAGACCAAATCAGCTGTGTACCTGTATCATTTAACAAACATGGAAGTGGTCAGCAAGGTGGAAAGGATCACAGACATTCATAGGAATGATTTTCCTATCATATATCTAGGTTGTCCTATATTttatgcaaggagaaagctagAATACTATCAGCCCCTAATTACTAAGGTAATGGACAAACTGCAATCATGGCAGGGTAAGTTATTATCAGTAGGGGACAGGGCAGTTCTCATATCCCATGTACTGCAAAGCATGCCTATGCATCTATTATCAGCTGTAAACCCTCCAAATTATGTGATAAATAGGTTGCACAAATTGTTTGCTCAGTTTTTCTGGAGCAGCTCTGTAGGAGGAACTAGTAGGCATTGGGCTTCATGGAATACCTTATGCATGCCAATTGAGGAAGGAGTAATAGGTTTCAGGTTACTGCATGATGTAGCAAAGGCATTATTCAGCAAGTTGTGGTGGAATTTCAGAACAAAACCAAGCCTATGGAGCTCTTTCGTATGTCAGAAATACT GTCTTGGGGCACTATATTTTTTAGTTCCTCAGGACTTTGCCATTGATGAAACTGTACATAATGTACATGATGTTACCTTAGATGGTGAGGGGGATGTGGACAGGCTATTTGAAATGCTTCCTGAAAACTTAGCAATACACATTCTGGAGAAAATCAAACCACTTTCACCTCAGCAGGTTCTTGACATGCCTTGTTGGATGCTGGAAACAAGAGGATATTTCAGTGTTAAGTCAGCATGGGAGTATACGAGAAGAAGAGACGAACCAAGAACAGCTTATAGGATGATTTGGGTAAAGGGACAGCcttttaaaatagcatttttCATGTGGAAAGTGTGGAAAGCAAAGCTACCTTTAGATGATTTCTTGAAAAGGGTAGGCTACTGTATGCCATCAAAATGTTGGTGTTGTTTACAGCCTGACGAGGAATCTCTTCAGCACTTGTTTTTTAGATCAGAAACTGCAAGGACAACTTGGAAGTATTTTCTATCGAGGGCAGGAATAGCTGTGGAGGGATTAACATTGCACCAAGCAATCACAAAATGTTGGACTGCAAATGTGTGCTTAAGGCTCAAACCAATAATGCAAGCACTCCCCTCATGTGTAGTCTGGGAACTTTGGAAAAGAAGAGATAGTATGAAGTATGGTGATGCTGTGACAACTAGCAGGGTGATttatcaagtttcatcaaatctCCAAGCATTGGTGAAAGTGAGAAAGCCTGGGATGGATATGGTACCTCACAAATGGCAAGATCTATTAGCTATGATGGAAAATTTCACTCCTAAACTTAAGGTTACCAAAGTCATGTGGGAATTTCCAAGTGCAGGATGGCTAAAAGTTAATACGGATGTGCATCGAGGGGAAATCCAGGCAGGAGCTCAATAG